Proteins co-encoded in one Neoarius graeffei isolate fNeoGra1 chromosome 11, fNeoGra1.pri, whole genome shotgun sequence genomic window:
- the znf365 gene encoding protein ZNF365 — protein MQQKLCTRNTTLFVENGQACGAGAPSPPPFRCPQCGEHERFHSLAALRAHLDYNHTYDPRHNLSLPASRGYLRSDSKKATAETQTTKDEGTDARSHQFPFSSEPLPHDQTADACPEQPTSPKKSAAGGELSIGTKLLSAPVPSVGQRLEGMMRTASSSMERRLLRLSSELAHTDTALLCERAHSHHLAQERQEVLEREQALSRQVNAAVMVIATLRQQLSVSEHELERREQEVLAIQKFLEAAAQHEMCGKVRLRRFIEGLLRRIALAERLLEYYQNTPHEHYCTAHMVTPLAETGPPKITKSRSTGEQLVHDEEPSHGHQAGWGASRASGERRGHHGWVQGRRSDSYEV, from the exons ATGCAGCAAAAGTTGTGCACGCGCAACACAACCTTATTCGTGGAAAACGGCCAGGCTTGTGGTGCAGGGGCTCCATCTCCACCCCCGTTCCGATGCCCTCAGTGTGGAGAGCATGAGCGCTTCCACAGCCTGGCTGCGTTGCGGGCCCACCTCGACTACAACCACACATACGATCCAAGGCACAACCTTAGCCTCCCTGCCAGCAGGGGGTACTTACGCTCTGACagcaagaaagccactgctgagaCCCAGACAACAAAGGACGAAGGCACTGACGCACGTTCGCACCAGTTCCCATTCAGCTCTGAGCCCCTTCCACATGACCAGACTGCAGACGCATGCCCAGAACAGCCTACTTCCCCAAAGAAGAGTGCTGCTGGTGGGGAGTTGTCCATTGGCACCAAGCTCCTCTCTGCTCCAGTGCCCTCAGTGGGGCAGAGGCTGGAGGGCATGATGAGGACAGCCAGCAGCAGCATGGAGCGACGTCTGCTCCGGCTCAGCTCGGAACTAGCCCACACTGACACAGCACTTCTGTGTGAGCGTGCACACTCACACCACTTGGCCCAAGAGCGGCAGGAAGTGCTGGAGCGGGAGCAAGCTCTCAGCAGACAGGTGAACGCCGCCGTCATGGTTATCGCTACGCTGCGCCAGCAGCTCAGCGTGTCCGAGCATGAGCTGGAACGGAGGGAACA GGAAGTGCTTGCTATTCAGAAATTTCTGGAAGCAGCAGCACAGCATGAGATGTGTGGGAAAGTCCGTTTGCGGCGGTTCATCGAGGGCCTCCTACGACGCATTGCCCTTGCTGAAAGGCTGCTGGAGTATTACCAGAACACTCCCCATGAGCACTACTGTACAGCCCACATG GTGACTCCTTTAGCTGAGACAGGCCCCCCAAAAATAACCAAAAGCAG GTCGACAGGAGAGCAACTAGTCCATGATGAGGAACCCTCACATGGGCATCAGGCTGGGTGGGGAGCATCCCGGGCTTCTGGGGAGAGACGGGGCCATCATGGCTGGGTCCAGGGCAGGAGGTCAGATAGTTATGAGGTTTAG